The following are encoded in a window of Haliotis asinina isolate JCU_RB_2024 chromosome 14, JCU_Hal_asi_v2, whole genome shotgun sequence genomic DNA:
- the LOC137261564 gene encoding alpha-1,6-mannosyl-glycoprotein 4-beta-N-acetylglucosaminyltransferase-like has protein sequence MADVTRSCYALSVRSFKAMRLASRVTLFRRGSSPIIVTLLACIVTLQFLLLTRQHPVKSMEVERVRSHRDIMGIREEGTDPVKDCSCGTSPVTDTQPQHNPLMFPVPTRENVFLTIGIPTIQRKGASYYDLTIKSLISNMSPEERKEVLILVFLADTDPRIKANLARDIRRNFSDTIDEGMLHVIQAPLDYYPNMTITKFTYGQPEHYIQWRAKQNFDYAFMFEYSLNISKYYMQIEDDVITVDGYIGFVKQYIAEQQDMWTCLEFSELGFIGKLYKNTDLQKLAALLKLFYEEQPVDYTYLYFNMLNTQMVQRMRKPTLFQHQGIHSSYPGKIQPLKDRFFDQMTKKYHGDNPPAEVFTSMKVFLTFIPRLAYEKTEGYFWTHGSPSDGDSFTVVFQEPHRLRRVIVDTGSVGHPEDRLLSGHLEVSLTLLKTEVNIQCVNDIMIGEFKDGRIDADALEESIQFKAMCLRIKITQHQEPWLIVREIAVFTA, from the exons ATGGCGGACGTAACGAGGTCGTGCTATGCTCTGTCTGTAAGGAGTTTCAAAGCCATGAGGCTCGCCAGCAGAGTGACCCTGTTCCGGAGAGGATCGTCTCCTATTATCGTGACCCTTCTAGCGTGTATTGTAACTCTTCAGTTTCTACTGTTGACGAGACAACACCCAG TTAAGAGTATGGAGGTGGAACGTGTACGTAGTCACAGAGACATCATGGGAATCCGCGAGGAAGGGACGGACCCAGTCAAG GACTGTTCCTGTGGGACGTCTCCTGTGACCGACACCCAGCCACAGCATAACCCTCTCATGTTTCCTGTACCGACACGCGAAAACG tgtttttaacaaTAGGAATTCCCACAATTCAACGCAAGGGGGCGTCATATTATGATCTTACTATAAAATCACTGATATCCAATATGTCTCCGGAGGAACGGAAAGAAGTTCTGATTCTTGTGTTTTTGGCCGATACGGATCCGAGGATAAAAGCAAACCTGGCGAGAGACATTAGACGCAACTTCAGTGACACCATTGACGAAGGGATGCTTCATGTCATCCAAGCCCCGCTTGACTATTACCCAAACATGACCATTACAAAGTTCACGTATGGTCAACCTGAACATTATATTCAATGGCGAGCAAAACAAAATTTCGATTATGCATTTATGTTTGAATAcagtttaaatatttcaaagtattATATGCAAATCGAAGACGACGTCATAACGGTGGACGGATACATCGGCTTTGTTAAACAGTACATCGCTGAACAACAGGACATGTGGACCTGTTTGGAATTTTCAGAACTTGGATTTATCGGGAAGTTATACAAGAataccgacttacaaaagctaGCAGCATTGTTGAAATTATTTTATGAAGAACAGCCGGTGGAttatacatatttgtatttcaatatgcTGAACACACAGATGGTGCAGCGTATGCGCAAACCAACTTTGTTTCAGCACCAAGGTATTCACTCCTCCTACCCAGGCAAAATCCAACCCCTTAAAGACAGATTTTTTGACCAGATGACTAAAAAATACCACGGGGATAATCCCCCAGCTGAGGTTTTTACGTCTATGAAAGTATTCTTGACATTTATTCCGCGTCTAGCTTATGAGAAAACGGAAGGCTATTTTTGGACACATGGTTCTCCGAGTGATGGCGATAGTTTCACCGTCGTTTTCCAGGAACCACATCGACTGCGAAGGGTTATTGTAGATACTGGGTCAGTAGGTCACCCGGAGGACAGACTGCTCAGCGGTCACTTAGAGGTCAGTTTGACCTTACTGAAAACCGAGGTCAATATACAGTGCGTGAACGATATCATGATCGGTGAATTTAAAGATGGACGAATTGACGCTGATGCCCTTGAAGAAAGTATCCAGTTCAAGGCCATGTGTTTGAGGATCAAGATTACACAGCATCAGGAACCTTGGCTGATTGTGAGAGAAATTGCGGTGTTTACAGCGTAA
- the LOC137262066 gene encoding sodium/potassium/calcium exchanger 1-like translates to MPKIKSDTEFVTALDVVEDDDGEDDGGEDDDGGEEDDGGEDDGGEDDGGEDDGGEEDDGGEDDGGEDDSGEDDGGEDDGGEDDGGEDDGGEDDGGEDDGGEDDGGEEDDGGEDDGGEVDGGEDDGGEDDDGGEEDDGGEDDDGGEEDDGGEDDGGEDDGGEDDGGEEDDGGEDDGGEDDGGEDDGGEDDGGEEDDGGEDDDGGEEDDGGEDDGGEDDGGEEDDGGEDDGGEDDGGEDDGGYAQ, encoded by the exons ATGCCGAAAATAAAAAGTGACACGGAATTTGTCACGGCTCTTGATGTCGttgaggatgatgatggtgaggatgatggtggtgaggatgatgatggtggtgaggaGGATGACGGTGGTGAGGATGACGGTGGTGAGGATGACGGTGGTGaggatgatggtggtgaggaggatgatggtggtgaggatgatggtggtgaggatGACAGTGGTGaggatgatggtggtgaggatgacggtggtgaggatgatggtggtgaggatGACGGTGGTGAGGATGACGGTGGTGAGGATGACGGTGGTGaggatgatggtggtgaggaggatgatggtggtgaggatGACGGTGGTGAGGTTGACGGTGGTGaggatgatggtggtgaggatgatgatggtggtgaggaggatgatggtggtgaggatgatgatggtggtgaggaGGATGACGGTGGTGAGGATGACGGTGGTGAGGATGACGGTGGTGaggatgatggtggtgaggaggatgatggtggtgaggatgatggtggtgaggatGACGGTGGTGAGGATGACGGTGGTGaggatgatggtggtgaggaggatgatggtggtgaggatgatgatggtggtgaggaGGATGACGGTGGTGAGGATGACGGTGGTGaggatgatggtggtgaggaggatgatggtggtgaggatgatggtggtgaggatgatggtggtgaggatgacggtg GATACGCTCAGTAG